A DNA window from Paenibacillus andongensis contains the following coding sequences:
- a CDS encoding DUF1800 domain-containing protein translates to MGVPWTNKEVVHLLHRAGFGSTGEEVTACMALGREETVRRLIAGEALIDQAPSLTPFDQLTADGKKALDPLQLADQQMYWLYRMVYSNAPLIEKMTLFWHGHFATANYKVKDVTLMVQQNALFRKYALGNFKELVLAIGKDPAMMIWLDVNRNKKGKPNENYAREAMELFTLGIGHYTETDVKEAARAFTGWTYDKKENIVDYNPKQHDNDTKTLLEETGKLNADDVIEIIFHQKTLPIFLATKLLKYFATDSPSESWIQKVAEHISDKATVGEVLRELFLSDEFYEEKLRLSLIKTPADYVAGILKCCKLTVSKGHAQAMRRMGQELYSPPDVAGWRGGASWLNTNALLSRYQFAESIAKQLNGKVLSSADYTPEQQERLEEWVKLWSQRMGITDLSEKTLQGLSAYAEDTIIHTKQKNAGLRGLLQLVLISPEAQMK, encoded by the coding sequence ATGGGAGTACCATGGACTAACAAGGAAGTCGTTCATTTATTACATCGAGCCGGATTTGGTTCCACTGGGGAAGAAGTTACTGCTTGTATGGCTCTTGGTCGTGAGGAAACGGTGCGACGTCTTATTGCCGGAGAAGCTTTGATCGATCAGGCACCATCGCTAACTCCATTTGATCAATTAACCGCTGATGGCAAGAAAGCATTAGATCCGCTGCAATTAGCCGATCAACAAATGTATTGGTTATATCGAATGGTATATTCAAATGCTCCGCTCATCGAGAAGATGACGTTGTTTTGGCATGGACATTTTGCGACGGCGAATTACAAGGTTAAAGATGTCACGTTAATGGTTCAACAAAATGCACTTTTTCGCAAATATGCGCTGGGAAATTTCAAAGAACTCGTACTTGCCATTGGCAAAGACCCAGCTATGATGATTTGGCTAGATGTGAATCGAAATAAAAAAGGCAAGCCGAATGAGAATTATGCCCGCGAAGCCATGGAGCTATTCACGTTAGGTATCGGTCACTATACAGAGACTGATGTGAAGGAAGCGGCGCGCGCTTTCACGGGATGGACATATGATAAGAAGGAAAATATAGTAGATTATAATCCCAAACAACACGACAATGACACGAAAACGCTGCTGGAAGAAACGGGGAAGCTGAATGCGGATGATGTGATTGAAATTATTTTCCATCAAAAAACGCTGCCGATCTTTCTTGCTACGAAGCTGCTCAAATATTTTGCTACGGATAGCCCCTCTGAAAGTTGGATTCAAAAAGTTGCCGAACATATCTCAGATAAGGCTACTGTGGGGGAAGTGCTCCGAGAACTATTCCTATCCGACGAATTCTATGAGGAGAAATTGCGGTTATCTCTCATCAAAACACCGGCAGACTATGTTGCGGGAATTCTTAAATGCTGTAAATTAACCGTTTCGAAGGGGCATGCACAAGCGATGAGGAGGATGGGACAGGAGCTGTATTCACCTCCGGATGTTGCAGGCTGGAGAGGAGGCGCCTCATGGCTGAATACAAACGCCTTATTATCAAGGTACCAGTTTGCCGAGTCCATCGCCAAGCAGCTAAACGGCAAGGTGCTCTCATCGGCAGACTATACACCTGAACAACAGGAACGTCTGGAAGAATGGGTGAAATTGTGGAGTCAGCGTATGGGAATTACTGATTTATCGGAAAAGACTTTACAGGGTTTAAGTGCTTACGCAGAAGACACGATTATACATACTAAGCAAAAGAATGCGGGCCTCAGAGGCTTGCTTCAATTAGTGCTGATTAGCCCGGAAGCTCAAATGAAATAG
- a CDS encoding NADPH-dependent FMN reductase, producing the protein MKITIIAGSNQRSATSTRLAEYIKHLATLEGHQVTLIDLYQTPLPFYSPDDANAGHEALEKLKEAMFEAEGIVLATPEYHSGISGVLKNALDHLGQDHFSNKVVLSISSAGGAIAVSSLTQLQTIVRNLHGINCPDWLSIGGDQRKSFQTGVTFQDIHPDVDKRVRRVVGSFLDLTKQLAVKA; encoded by the coding sequence ATGAAAATTACTATAATAGCAGGAAGTAATCAGAGATCAGCGACAAGTACAAGACTTGCTGAATATATCAAGCATCTTGCGACCCTAGAGGGCCATCAGGTGACATTGATTGACTTGTATCAAACACCGCTACCTTTCTATTCCCCAGATGATGCTAACGCAGGGCACGAAGCTCTAGAGAAATTAAAGGAAGCCATGTTTGAAGCAGAGGGGATCGTACTAGCAACACCGGAATATCATAGTGGAATTTCCGGTGTTTTGAAAAATGCGCTTGATCATTTGGGACAAGACCACTTCAGTAATAAGGTTGTCTTATCTATCAGTTCAGCAGGCGGGGCAATTGCTGTAAGCTCTCTGACGCAGCTGCAAACCATTGTACGCAATCTGCATGGCATTAACTGTCCAGATTGGCTATCTATTGGAGGCGACCAGCGGAAGAGCTTCCAAACAGGTGTAACATTTCAAGATATCCATCCAGATGTCGATAAACGTGTTCGTCGTGTAGTTGGTTCATTCCTCGATTTAACCAAACAGTTAGCTGTGAAAGCATAG
- the glnA gene encoding type I glutamate--ammonia ligase — protein sequence MSVQNVLNLIKEKNIEWVDFRFVGLSGKAQHISLPATEVDEDTFVNGVAFDGSSIPGFRGIEQSDMVMMPDTETAYVDPFTAHPTLIIMSNIHTPEGERYDRDPRSIAQKAEEYLQTTGVGTTAFFAPESEFFIFDDVRYENGMNKSYFEVDSEEAGWNTGRKEEGGNLAYKVPVKGGYVPVAPIDSQQDIRSEMCNKLADAGLRIERHHHEVATAGQAEINFRFDTLTKTADNLLKYKYIVANTAREYGKVATFMPKPLFGDNGSGMHVHMSIFDGSEPLFYEKGAYANLSEMAINYIGGILYHAPALIALTNPSTNSFKRLVPGYEAPVNLVFSKGNRSAAVRIPIAAVTPKGCRIEFRTPDSTANPYLAFAAMLMAGLDGIKKKIDPRALGYGPFDTNIYEMSDAEKAEIRSVPGTLDEALDALAADSDFLTEGGVFTQDFIDNYIELKRGEAKAVAIRIHPHEYNLYFDC from the coding sequence ATGTCAGTTCAAAATGTGTTGAACCTTATCAAGGAAAAAAATATTGAGTGGGTAGATTTTCGTTTCGTAGGTCTTTCTGGTAAAGCACAACATATCTCTTTGCCTGCTACTGAAGTAGACGAAGATACTTTCGTGAATGGGGTAGCTTTTGACGGTTCATCCATCCCAGGATTCCGTGGTATTGAACAATCTGACATGGTCATGATGCCAGATACGGAAACGGCTTATGTTGATCCTTTCACAGCTCACCCGACTTTGATTATCATGAGCAACATCCACACACCTGAAGGCGAGCGTTATGATCGCGATCCACGCAGCATCGCTCAAAAAGCAGAAGAATATCTGCAAACAACGGGTGTAGGTACAACTGCATTCTTCGCACCAGAATCCGAGTTCTTCATTTTTGATGACGTTCGTTACGAAAATGGTATGAACAAATCCTACTTCGAAGTTGATTCCGAAGAAGCTGGTTGGAACACTGGACGCAAAGAAGAAGGCGGAAACCTTGCTTATAAAGTTCCAGTAAAAGGCGGTTACGTTCCAGTAGCTCCAATTGATTCCCAACAAGACATTCGTTCCGAAATGTGTAACAAACTTGCTGACGCAGGTCTTCGCATCGAACGTCACCATCACGAAGTGGCTACAGCTGGTCAAGCTGAAATTAACTTCCGTTTTGACACATTGACTAAAACAGCAGATAACCTGCTCAAATACAAATATATCGTTGCAAACACAGCTAGAGAATACGGTAAAGTAGCAACTTTCATGCCTAAACCACTGTTTGGTGATAATGGTAGCGGTATGCACGTTCACATGTCCATTTTCGATGGCAGCGAGCCTTTGTTCTATGAAAAAGGAGCATATGCTAACCTGAGTGAAATGGCAATCAACTATATCGGTGGTATTCTTTACCACGCACCAGCTTTGATCGCTTTGACAAACCCAAGTACAAACTCCTTTAAACGTCTGGTTCCTGGTTACGAAGCGCCGGTTAACCTTGTATTCTCCAAAGGTAACCGTTCCGCAGCAGTTCGTATTCCAATCGCAGCTGTGACACCTAAAGGTTGTCGTATCGAATTCCGTACACCGGATAGCACAGCTAACCCATACCTTGCTTTCGCAGCTATGTTGATGGCAGGTCTTGACGGTATCAAAAAGAAAATCGATCCGCGCGCTCTTGGATACGGTCCTTTCGATACGAACATCTATGAAATGTCCGATGCAGAGAAAGCTGAGATCCGCAGCGTTCCTGGTACGCTAGATGAAGCTTTGGATGCTCTTGCAGCTGATTCCGACTTCTTAACTGAAGGCGGCGTGTTCACACAAGATTTCATCGATAACTATATCGAATTGAAACGTGGCGAAGCGAAAGCTGTAGCAATCCGCATTCACCCGCACGAATACAACCTTTACTTCGATTGCTAA
- the aroF gene encoding 3-deoxy-7-phosphoheptulonate synthase → MIAITSNKTSDERIQEIVQFIEKQGVQAHVSKGEDRTVIGIIGQADPKLAEQLRQMSGVEQVVKISKSYKLASRDFHPADTVIKIKGVEIGGEQLVVMGGPCAVETPEQIDEIARLVKAAGGQVLRGGAFKPRTGPYSFQGVGVEGLIMMAEAGKKHGLLTITEVMTPEYVDVCAQYADILQVGTRNMQNFDLLRKLGTIQTPVLLKRGFSSTYDEFLNAAEYILAGGNPNVMLCERGIRTFETYTRNTLDLSAIPVLKQLSHLPVISDPSHGTGRRELVVPMTKASVAAGADGLIIEMHTDPDNSMTGDGVQSLFPDQFANLLVDLEKLAPLLGKKFDTHKEAILA, encoded by the coding sequence ATGATCGCCATTACATCCAACAAAACATCAGATGAGCGTATTCAGGAAATTGTACAATTCATAGAAAAGCAAGGTGTTCAAGCTCACGTCTCCAAAGGTGAGGATCGCACAGTAATCGGAATTATCGGTCAAGCCGATCCTAAATTAGCAGAACAGTTGCGTCAAATGTCAGGAGTAGAGCAAGTTGTGAAAATTTCGAAATCCTATAAATTAGCAAGCCGTGACTTTCATCCGGCTGATACAGTTATCAAAATTAAAGGTGTTGAAATCGGTGGCGAGCAGCTTGTTGTTATGGGCGGCCCTTGCGCTGTAGAAACGCCAGAACAGATTGATGAGATCGCACGTTTAGTGAAAGCGGCGGGAGGTCAAGTTCTGCGCGGTGGCGCATTCAAGCCAAGAACAGGTCCATATAGCTTCCAAGGTGTTGGAGTAGAGGGCTTGATCATGATGGCTGAAGCGGGTAAGAAGCATGGACTTCTTACTATTACAGAAGTAATGACACCTGAGTATGTTGATGTATGCGCCCAATACGCGGATATCCTGCAAGTTGGTACACGTAATATGCAAAACTTTGATTTACTTCGCAAGCTCGGAACCATTCAAACGCCTGTACTGCTCAAACGTGGCTTCAGCTCCACTTACGATGAATTCTTGAATGCTGCTGAATACATTCTTGCTGGCGGTAACCCGAATGTTATGCTCTGTGAGCGCGGAATCCGAACATTCGAAACGTACACACGGAATACACTGGATTTATCTGCCATTCCGGTTCTTAAACAGTTGAGTCATCTTCCAGTGATCTCTGATCCGAGTCACGGTACTGGCCGTAGAGAGCTTGTTGTTCCTATGACAAAGGCATCCGTAGCCGCAGGAGCAGATGGTTTGATCATCGAAATGCACACAGATCCAGACAATTCAATGACTGGCGATGGCGTTCAATCCTTGTTCCCTGATCAATTCGCTAATTTGCTCGTTGATCTTGAGAAGCTTGCTCCGCTGCTAGGTAAAAAGTTTGATACCCATAAAGAAGCTATCTTGGCGTAA
- a CDS encoding DUF2062 domain-containing protein, whose protein sequence is MMKVKARYDWKSTKRWFRYKYLLLLRAKGGPSKVARGFSIGLFVEMFTLPTAGFAFALIFPLVYLLRANLPAALIGFVFGKVIYIPFSILNKQVGDWLVPKHFKIYLIHHLPHMLSNIIRSGLDLIVGGMVVGLVLGIIAYFPVMLLLKYHTNRRKEKRRIRKDQLAPSNTNE, encoded by the coding sequence ATGATGAAAGTGAAAGCTCGCTACGATTGGAAAAGCACGAAGCGCTGGTTTAGATACAAATATTTACTTCTCTTACGTGCCAAAGGCGGTCCTTCCAAGGTAGCACGCGGCTTTTCAATTGGATTGTTTGTAGAGATGTTTACTTTACCTACAGCCGGTTTTGCATTCGCTCTTATCTTTCCGTTGGTTTATTTATTAAGAGCTAATTTACCTGCGGCCTTAATTGGTTTTGTGTTTGGAAAAGTGATATATATTCCATTCTCGATTCTCAATAAGCAAGTGGGGGATTGGTTGGTACCGAAGCACTTTAAGATTTATCTGATCCATCATTTACCACACATGCTTTCTAACATTATTAGAAGTGGTTTGGATTTGATAGTAGGCGGTATGGTGGTTGGGTTGGTACTCGGAATCATTGCTTACTTCCCAGTGATGCTCTTACTTAAATACCATACGAATCGTCGCAAAGAAAAACGTAGAATCCGTAAAGATCAACTTGCGCCTTCAAATACAAATGAATAG
- a CDS encoding 4-hydroxy-3-methylbut-2-enyl diphosphate reductase, protein MEVVRISPRGYCYGVVDAMALAMQTAKNLNLPRPIYILGMIVHNAHVTDFFKEEGVITLDGENRLEILEQIETGTVIFTAHGVSPEVRRRARDKGLTVVDATCPDVTKTHDLIREKVADGYEVIYIGKKAHPEPEGAVGVAPDKVHLIERLEEADQLDIKAERIIITNQTTMSQWDIKHIMNRLLELFPKAEIHNEICLATQVRQEAVAEQAKEVDLVIVVGDPKSNNSNRLAQVSEEIAGVRAYRISDITELNRTWLANVRKVGVTSGASTPTPITKEVISYLEGFDAKDETSWGITRTINMKKLIPAVKSKVASSE, encoded by the coding sequence ATGGAAGTAGTCCGAATATCACCCAGAGGCTATTGTTATGGCGTTGTAGATGCTATGGCACTTGCTATGCAAACTGCTAAAAACTTAAATCTTCCCAGACCCATTTATATATTAGGCATGATTGTTCATAATGCGCATGTCACTGATTTCTTCAAAGAAGAAGGTGTCATCACATTAGATGGTGAGAACCGGCTTGAAATATTAGAACAAATCGAAACAGGGACGGTTATTTTCACTGCTCACGGGGTTTCTCCTGAGGTAAGACGCAGAGCCCGAGACAAGGGCTTAACCGTTGTGGATGCAACCTGCCCGGATGTAACGAAGACACACGATTTAATTCGAGAAAAAGTAGCCGATGGCTATGAAGTTATCTATATCGGGAAGAAAGCTCATCCTGAGCCGGAAGGCGCAGTAGGTGTAGCTCCTGATAAGGTACACCTCATCGAGAGGCTTGAAGAAGCAGACCAGCTAGACATTAAAGCAGAGCGTATTATTATTACGAACCAAACAACAATGAGCCAATGGGACATTAAGCATATTATGAATCGTTTACTGGAACTATTCCCAAAAGCTGAGATCCATAATGAGATCTGTCTAGCGACGCAGGTTAGACAAGAAGCGGTAGCTGAACAAGCGAAGGAAGTCGATCTGGTTATCGTAGTTGGAGATCCGAAAAGTAATAATTCGAACCGCTTAGCGCAAGTTTCAGAGGAAATTGCAGGCGTAAGAGCGTATAGAATATCTGATATCACTGAGCTGAATCGCACGTGGTTAGCCAATGTGCGCAAGGTAGGTGTTACATCGGGTGCTTCCACTCCGACACCTATAACCAAAGAGGTCATTTCCTATTTGGAAGGCTTTGATGCGAAAGATGAAACCAGTTGGGGAATTACACGTACTATTAATATGAAGAAGCTCATTCCGGCTGTTAAATCCAAAGTGGCTAGTAGTGAGTGA
- a CDS encoding sensor histidine kinase: MSLRLRLTLWYSGILALTMLLFGIVLYFFLNYFLYDQIRQDLKREAGNSSLRIQKSIALSQKGLVVDLELESRDFYSTNTFLQLYNVSLKSFNRSANLQFYDVSLPLAKNTIDKLNSEDGFFEKTKVLGQDFLIYNQAIRSDNQNQLIGILQAAVPIGSYEKTSVTLRYTLMIWALLTIIVAASLGWFLARKALKPIERVIDAANQIGSSDDLEKRIQYDGPLDEIGRLTETINGMLSRIEISYLELDEAYRAQRRFVSDASHELRTPLTTIRGNVDLLEKMWKQTSGSTELATPDQMQMSLEAMHDIAGEAQRMSRLVNDLLALARADAGVLMEKKPVEMMPLVQEVVRRAQLLEHTADWQVGDLDALEHVVVQGNRDYLQQLLFIFIENAFKYTPIGTVRFEASRTESFIGIRITDTGIGMDKEDIPHIFDRFYRADLSRGLTSGTGLGLSIAKWIIDEHGGSIEVTTRKDEGSTFMIWLPANFPLSV, encoded by the coding sequence ATGTCTCTTCGCTTGCGGCTAACGCTTTGGTATTCTGGGATATTAGCACTCACCATGCTGCTCTTCGGCATTGTTCTTTATTTTTTCTTGAATTATTTTCTATACGATCAAATTCGCCAAGATCTGAAAAGGGAGGCTGGCAATAGCTCCTTGCGTATTCAGAAGAGCATTGCCCTTTCACAAAAAGGACTCGTCGTTGATTTGGAACTGGAAAGCAGAGATTTCTACTCTACGAATACGTTTCTGCAATTATATAATGTGTCACTCAAGAGCTTTAATCGCTCGGCTAACTTACAATTCTATGATGTTTCTTTGCCTTTAGCGAAAAATACGATTGATAAATTAAACTCCGAGGATGGTTTTTTCGAAAAGACCAAGGTGCTTGGGCAGGACTTCCTCATTTATAATCAGGCGATCCGATCAGATAACCAAAACCAACTTATCGGAATACTTCAAGCCGCTGTACCGATTGGCAGCTATGAAAAAACGTCCGTTACCCTACGGTATACCCTGATGATTTGGGCCTTACTCACGATTATTGTGGCAGCTTCACTTGGCTGGTTCTTGGCGCGTAAAGCGCTCAAGCCGATCGAACGCGTCATTGACGCCGCGAATCAAATTGGAAGCAGCGATGATCTGGAGAAGCGTATTCAATATGACGGTCCACTTGATGAGATTGGGCGTTTGACAGAGACGATCAATGGGATGCTCTCTCGGATTGAGATTAGCTATCTGGAGTTAGATGAAGCATACCGTGCCCAGCGAAGGTTCGTATCGGACGCTTCTCATGAGCTGAGAACACCGCTTACAACAATTCGAGGAAATGTTGACTTGTTGGAAAAGATGTGGAAGCAAACATCAGGGAGTACAGAACTTGCTACTCCTGATCAAATGCAGATGTCACTCGAGGCTATGCATGATATTGCAGGCGAAGCGCAGCGCATGAGCAGACTAGTCAATGATCTTCTGGCTCTGGCGAGAGCAGATGCCGGCGTTCTTATGGAAAAGAAGCCTGTTGAGATGATGCCGCTCGTTCAAGAAGTGGTAAGACGTGCTCAATTGCTCGAGCATACCGCTGATTGGCAAGTGGGTGATCTAGATGCATTAGAACATGTGGTTGTGCAAGGGAACAGGGATTACTTGCAGCAATTGTTGTTTATTTTCATCGAGAATGCATTCAAATATACACCCATTGGAACTGTAAGGTTCGAGGCGTCGCGTACGGAAAGCTTTATTGGTATTCGGATTACTGATACGGGAATAGGCATGGATAAAGAGGATATTCCTCATATTTTCGACAGATTTTATCGCGCAGATTTATCGAGGGGACTTACCTCTGGAACTGGACTTGGATTATCGATCGCCAAATGGATTATTGATGAACACGGTGGGTCTATTGAAGTGACAACGCGCAAAGACGAGGGAAGTACCTTTATGATTTGGCTTCCAGCAAACTTTCCTCTCTCTGTATAA
- a CDS encoding response regulator transcription factor translates to MRENIMVIDDDEKITSMLRRGLAFEGYSVVTATNGADGLKQMLTSEPHLLILDVMMPQIDGWEVVRRVRESGSEVPILMLTAKDEISDRVKGLDLGADDYLVKPFALEELLARVRVLLRRRTERPEQQTNRLSYEDTILDLDTREVFRGEKLIELTTKEFDLLHLFMQNPKRVLSRDIIMEKIWGYDYSGESNVLEVYIALLRQKTEEFGHKRLIQTVRGAGYVLRGDS, encoded by the coding sequence ATGAGAGAGAACATAATGGTTATTGATGATGATGAGAAAATTACGTCTATGCTGAGACGGGGTTTAGCTTTTGAAGGATATTCGGTCGTTACAGCGACCAACGGTGCAGATGGTCTTAAGCAAATGCTGACATCGGAACCACATCTGCTGATCTTAGACGTTATGATGCCGCAAATTGATGGCTGGGAGGTCGTACGTCGAGTGCGTGAAAGCGGCAGCGAGGTACCGATTCTTATGCTTACAGCGAAAGATGAAATCAGTGATCGCGTGAAAGGCTTGGATCTCGGGGCAGACGATTATTTGGTCAAGCCGTTTGCGCTTGAAGAGCTGCTGGCTAGAGTGCGTGTACTTCTTAGGAGGAGAACGGAGCGTCCTGAGCAGCAGACGAATAGATTGAGTTATGAGGATACCATTTTGGATTTGGATACACGTGAGGTTTTTCGCGGGGAGAAACTGATTGAGTTAACAACCAAGGAATTTGATTTACTCCACTTGTTCATGCAGAATCCGAAGCGTGTCCTGTCACGGGATATTATTATGGAAAAAATATGGGGCTACGATTATAGCGGTGAATCCAATGTTCTGGAGGTTTATATCGCGCTGCTGCGCCAAAAAACCGAAGAATTTGGCCATAAACGATTGATTCAAACGGTTCGGGGGGCAGGTTACGTATTGAGAGGGGATTCTTAA
- a CDS encoding S1C family serine protease encodes MEDNKKDYSDFFKSQNNNSNNNDSVNRNDSNHQDAQDPNKARPSYYYSYGPYKSAFNEENEGHSLTTSASGTEGTSSVEVTPPKNLRPFSFGPEASAPQGSGPWDPNARKRSSVKSIFAAFMAGALVVGALMFSADKMNLFTGNQPLASGSSTAAATKNGSSNGGEVKNVGLDVVRPGNISAIAQNAGPAIVKVESLVKPKQTSRGGNSLFDDPFFRQFFGDNGGGNTTPKSNQNNSGSGELQPAGMGTGFIFEKTGYILTNEHVVDGADEIQVTVEGYDKPFKAKLLGNSYDLDLAVLKIEGDKEFPILPLGKAEDVNVGDWVVAIGNPYGFDHTVTVGVLSAKERPISIPDSKGTREYKHLLQTDASINPGNSGGPLLNLNGEVIGINTAVSSQAQGIGFAIPTSTISSVLENLKNNVQIPKEPVPYLGVGLQDIGKDWVSELKLSNTDGALVGSVQRKSPAFQAGLRQYDVIVDINGAKVKNSQELITKVQAAKVGDKVTLGLIRDGKRMEVPITVGDKNALAETPAQ; translated from the coding sequence ATGGAAGACAATAAGAAAGATTATAGCGACTTCTTTAAGTCGCAGAACAACAATAGCAATAACAACGATAGCGTTAATCGAAATGATTCAAATCATCAAGACGCACAAGATCCTAACAAAGCAAGACCGTCCTACTATTATTCGTATGGCCCTTACAAATCAGCTTTTAACGAAGAAAACGAAGGACATTCGCTTACAACTTCTGCGTCTGGTACGGAAGGAACATCCAGCGTTGAAGTTACTCCCCCTAAGAACTTACGGCCTTTCAGTTTTGGACCGGAAGCAAGCGCTCCGCAAGGCTCGGGTCCTTGGGATCCGAACGCAAGAAAGCGTTCATCTGTGAAAAGTATTTTCGCGGCTTTCATGGCAGGCGCCTTGGTCGTTGGTGCACTTATGTTCAGCGCTGATAAAATGAATTTGTTTACTGGCAATCAGCCTTTAGCTTCGGGCAGCTCTACAGCAGCTGCTACGAAGAACGGAAGCAGTAATGGCGGCGAAGTGAAAAATGTTGGGCTAGATGTCGTTCGCCCAGGTAACATTTCGGCTATTGCACAGAACGCTGGGCCTGCCATCGTTAAGGTTGAATCTCTCGTGAAACCGAAGCAAACAAGCCGTGGCGGCAATTCCCTCTTCGATGATCCGTTCTTCCGTCAATTCTTTGGAGATAATGGCGGTGGAAATACAACGCCTAAGAGCAATCAGAATAACTCTGGCAGCGGTGAACTTCAGCCCGCAGGTATGGGAACAGGGTTTATTTTCGAAAAAACCGGATATATTTTAACCAATGAGCACGTTGTTGACGGCGCTGATGAAATTCAAGTTACGGTAGAAGGTTATGATAAGCCATTTAAAGCTAAATTATTAGGCAACAGCTACGATTTGGATTTGGCAGTACTCAAAATCGAGGGAGATAAAGAGTTTCCGATCCTCCCGCTTGGTAAAGCTGAAGATGTGAATGTGGGAGATTGGGTTGTTGCTATCGGTAATCCATACGGTTTCGACCACACGGTTACGGTAGGTGTGCTTAGTGCGAAGGAGCGTCCTATCAGCATTCCAGATTCCAAAGGGACTCGCGAGTATAAGCACTTACTGCAAACGGACGCTTCCATTAACCCTGGTAACTCCGGCGGACCTTTACTGAACTTGAATGGTGAAGTTATTGGTATTAATACGGCCGTTAGTTCACAAGCGCAAGGAATTGGCTTCGCCATTCCTACTAGCACAATTTCTTCCGTTCTTGAAAATCTTAAAAATAATGTTCAAATTCCTAAAGAGCCGGTTCCTTACTTAGGTGTAGGTCTGCAAGATATTGGTAAAGACTGGGTAAGTGAATTGAAGCTTTCGAACACCGATGGGGCATTAGTCGGCAGCGTTCAACGTAAAAGCCCTGCTTTCCAAGCGGGTCTGCGTCAATACGATGTCATTGTGGATATCAACGGAGCCAAAGTGAAAAATTCGCAGGAATTGATTACTAAAGTTCAGGCAGCGAAAGTTGGCGACAAGGTCACTTTGGGACTTATTCGAGACGGCAAGCGTATGGAAGTGCCGATTACTGTTGGGGATAAAAACGCGCTAGCCGAGACCCCTGCCCAATAA
- a CDS encoding YugN-like family protein, producing the protein MKTLSSSLEQVQESFDSVREHLHEFDFALGGNWEYDHGYFDHYLDEEHLVWLRIPFQVVTGRIDGDAESTDAIVKVGTPFVLKHVYNKGLDQGAEAETYGALIDQFQTPLDPDAKIEDKWVKEATGLLHKVEQAWIQ; encoded by the coding sequence ATGAAAACATTATCATCATCATTGGAGCAGGTTCAAGAATCCTTCGATAGTGTCCGTGAGCACCTGCATGAATTTGATTTCGCTCTGGGCGGCAATTGGGAATACGATCATGGCTATTTCGATCACTATTTAGATGAAGAGCATCTAGTTTGGCTGCGTATTCCTTTTCAAGTTGTGACTGGAAGGATTGATGGCGACGCCGAATCAACGGATGCGATCGTCAAAGTCGGAACTCCTTTCGTGCTGAAGCATGTTTATAATAAAGGACTTGATCAGGGTGCCGAAGCTGAAACCTATGGCGCATTGATCGATCAATTCCAAACTCCGCTTGATCCTGATGCCAAAATCGAAGATAAATGGGTGAAAGAAGCAACTGGTCTGCTCCATAAAGTGGAACAAGCTTGGATACAGTAA
- a CDS encoding response regulator transcription factor, with amino-acid sequence MSSNIKVMIVDDHDMVRVGLRTYISLEPGLEVIGEASNGQDAFDKLNQELSHLLPDVILMDLTMPVLDGIGATKLICGKYPQIKVIMLTSFLEEAKVLEAVESGAISYMLKTVSSDQLIHAILSAYRGMPVMNSEVSLALTRGIRQRNSIPEEEGLTSREREVLLLIAEGKSNKDISEELFISIKTVKTHVSNLLMKCELEDRTQLAIYAHRKGLV; translated from the coding sequence ATGAGCAGTAACATTAAAGTGATGATCGTAGATGATCACGATATGGTTCGGGTTGGGCTTCGAACCTACATCTCGTTGGAACCCGGATTGGAAGTTATAGGGGAAGCAAGCAATGGCCAGGACGCGTTCGATAAGTTAAATCAGGAACTCTCTCATCTTTTGCCGGATGTCATTTTGATGGATCTAACCATGCCTGTTCTGGATGGTATAGGCGCCACCAAGTTGATTTGCGGTAAATATCCACAGATTAAGGTCATTATGCTGACCAGCTTCTTGGAGGAAGCGAAGGTTCTCGAAGCTGTCGAATCAGGTGCCATCAGTTATATGTTGAAGACGGTTTCATCCGACCAATTGATTCATGCGATTCTGAGCGCTTACCGCGGTATGCCAGTTATGAATTCAGAGGTGTCCTTGGCGCTTACAAGAGGAATTAGGCAGCGTAATAGTATACCCGAGGAAGAAGGGTTGACTTCGCGAGAGAGAGAAGTATTGCTTTTGATTGCAGAGGGGAAGAGTAATAAAGACATTTCAGAAGAGCTTTTTATTAGTATCAAAACGGTTAAAACACACGTCAGCAATCTTCTAATGAAGTGTGAATTAGAGGATCGGACGCAGCTTGCGATTTACGCGCACCGCAAAGGCTTGGTTTGA